The stretch of DNA TTCATTTCAGCGCTGCTAGCGCTGGACGTCGGATGGATGGGGCTCCGTTGTAAcattaaataaaatatttgaAATAGAAAAATTATAAGATAAGATTGCAAGATTGAAAAAATATGAAAAGAGTAGTTTAATGTAAACATCGAATTCCGAGGAAAAAAATTCTCACTGTTTCATGCAACATTTCCAAACAAAAATCTTGAGATtgagcacaataaaacattaaAATACAGACACTGCAACATCAAAGATTAACAGATGAAACACCAAAAATTGACTATTGCAACATTCGCACATATCTACAGCACTTGCAACATTCAAAAATCTCTAGTGTAACATCATGAGGTACCCATTTGCAACATCTTAAAATCTCTACTGCAATATAATGAGATACCTATTGCAACATCACCGCTGGGTGCTCCTCTGCCGCAGCCTTCGCTCCTCCTCTGCAACCTCCCGGAGCTGCccaccatggccgccgccggcgctcatCCGGCGGCCGGCGTGGCTTGCCCATAGCGAGGGAGCGGCGACCGGGGCACGGGAAGGCGCGGGGGAGCGGCAGCtcggccccccccccccccgccccgccccgcctgCTGCCCCACCGCCCAGAGCTACCCGCCATGGCTGCTGCCTAGAGGTACTCCGGCGCAGCGGCGCGGCAGGAGGACTGGAGGAGGGTGAGTGGAGTGGGACCGACACTCAGAAGGAGAGGACCCGGCACGCCACGGCCGCGGCactcccgcgcgccacggctggCCATGCCGCGCGTCGTCACTGCCCTCCTGCTCCTCCTAGCCGCCGTCGCAGGTGGACCTCTCGGCGCCcttgcgccacggcggcgtccAGATGGTGAggtcgccaccaccacccctaGAGCGCCCACGTGAAGCGGAGGCGTGCAGACAGAGTGAAGGAGGTGGAGCCGAGAAGGAGGATGGCGGCGCTCAGGGAGGACGGGGTTCGACGGCGCAACGGatgagagagggaggggcgcgtcTTTCTAGAACCAGCGAGGTGTTTGATTTTTTCGTTCGCTCCGACATCCATCTCTTAGCATTTCCGTTTTTTTTTCTTCAAAAGGATCTCAAGATCGCGATAGTTTGAAGATGCGATCAGTAATCGTTAGTTCAATGATTGACCAGCATGGGTTGGGCCCGGGGAAAGGTTACGTTACCTTGTAATGGACGAGTGTTTTTTTAGTTTCTAATATTTTCTATTAACTAATATAATTAATATGACAAAATAGGTGCCTGATTGCCCTGCATGGCAATGTAGAGAATCTTGATTGAAGTTACAAAAATTTGACATATAACAAAACTAAAACATACCGCATTATTTTGAAAGGGAAGGAGTAATGATGATGTAAGCATTACCAAGGCAAATACTAAATGTACTTAACAGAATGTCCTACGCGATTGCAGTTATGGTTTCCTTATAGGTACCTACGAGAGAGAAGAAAGGTATGCAAATGGAACAAGAGTGACgttgttttggcttttctgAATATATAAGTTTTCTATCTAGATATACGTTATGTCTAAGTATTTAGAAGAAAAGCAAAAATGACCTATACTGTAAAATATAATGGAGTGAGTACAATACAATTGTCTGATAACATGTACTTGTTTGGGAATACAATACTATTTTGGAAAGCTATACTTGGTTTCTGGATGATTATATTACCACACAACTACATCTACATGTTGGCCCAAGCAGAAAACAGCGTATCAAAGTCAGGAGGGAAAAGTGTGGAGCTATCGATTTTGGGGAAAACTCTGGAATCTCTCTATGTCTATTCCTTGTTTGATTGGTATACATACATATACATTCTAATGGGCTGGGCCCATTACACACACATGGCCCAACAAAAAGAAAGCTATGCAGAGGGGGCACGAAGGAAACCGATAGAGGGAAGAGATGAATTGTTAGGCTTAGGCATATACAAGGCTGATGACAGCTGATGGGCGTGTGGAAGATTCAAGTGGCTAGCGCATACAATACAACTCTGATGTCCTCTGCAATCGTCCGCAACATAGCAAATTCACAATCTTGCGCTGAGTGACGGCAGAATCCATGGTGGAGTAGAGCAACAATGAATCCTACTCTCTAGGTTATACTCtctccatttcaaattataggttgttttgaTTTTTTCTAAGTACATAAATTTTTCTAAGTACATAAGCAGAGAACAAAACATTACTAACAGAGAAGCTATCTTATGCTCATAGGGATGACCTATATATGCTGCCTTTACTGTCACATTATGAGCTCCGAACTAACCCTGAATATTCACGAAATGAAGTAGACAACTTGAATTCTGATGGACGACCAAATGTGAAGTCCCGGTTTTCATCAGAAAAACGCAATTTATTTTGCTCTCTGTTTCTTCTTGCGTTGTCCGTCATCAAGTGAGGCAGTGAGGCTGCATCCTCTGTAAAACCATGCCTGTCGTCACACAGTCACCCATCCAAGTTTTAGGCACTACTAAATCATGACTCCCAGTTTGCAGATAGCCAGATTGCACGTCTCCACCGCCTGCCACAATTCCCTATCTCCTCAGCATTCCTATAGCTCTTTGTCACCACCATCACCACATTTGACCAGCTTACACCCTGAAAACACAAAGTAATCCTCAGTTTCCAAATGCTCTAGAGAAAAGCAGCACAAGGCATATTTAAAGGATCATGTGTTTTCTATATCTAATCCACCACCTAGGGAACGAAATTTTAGATCGACGGCGAAATCAACTGAAGCTCTTTGTGTTGCTCAAGCTCTGTGTGCTGAGTATGGACCCCGACAATAATGAGCTGTGCTGCCATAGTATGCATGCAACTGGATCAGTAAAACATACTACGTATAAGGTACAAAAGTGCAGGTGCATTGTGTATGAGGGCAATCATAAAGATCATTCCATCCAGAACTGTCAAGCTTACAAAAACTTGGAGTCACAATCACATATGACTGAGCGATGCTATTATGATTCAAATTGAAATTTCTGGTGTTGCGTCTCCGTGGCTGGCCTTCTTCATCGGTGGATCCTGCTAGAATTTGGAACCTAATCAGATAGACAAATAAATAAAAGGAAGTACTATACCAAGCAGAAGGGCTGGATGGGAGCCACGAAGCGTTGTACCTCTTGATCTTGGACAGGTGAGAGATTTTCCTCATCCATCACTTCTTCACTTAAACATCTGGTTTCTATTCTTGTAGCGTGAGCGACCGATGATTTCAAGGGTGGGAGTCTTGGGATGGACGGCTTGAATCGCGTTCCTCAGCGCAGCCTCCGCTTCGTCTACCTCCGCATCAGATTTGCCATCGTACTCATCGTACTGCATAAAGAATTGAGCTGTATGAAGGGAAGGCGGATGTTCCAAGCCAAGAGTGTCACAGCCATAGCTGCCATCCTTGAAGGCCCACACAAATATTGTAGATGAGATTTTTTCCAGGCTGGGCATCACGGTCGGTGCTGCTCTGCGCTCATCCGTCTTCTCATAACCAAAGGGAATATCATCTCTTCCATTCGAGATATGAAGTGAAACACTCGAGTCCTCTTTGCTGGGCAGAAACTTGAGCATTGAATTGAACATATCGAGGCATCTCAACTTCTGGAAGTAGCCGTTACCAGCAATATTGCTTATTGTTACTGTGGAGTATATTGTTAGGCTGAGATCAAGGAGCTCTGGCAACCTACCAAGGGATTCTAGGTCCTGCTCATCCATAGCATCCACATTCAGGTACAAGGTAGTGATGTTGGGAAGACGCGAGGGGTTAATGCAAGAGGGCAGCGTAGAGAACTTGATGTTGGGCATAGACAAAACTCGCAAATGGGGCGAGAGCACAAAGCCCGCTGCTTCCCACTTGGCTGTATCAACATCCATTCTGAAAATAAATCTGAGATGCTGGATCTTTTGCAGATTGCATAGAGACTCTACCAAATCTGTCTGCATGCTCTCATCCATTCTATCATCATACCCACCAAGAACCATCCTGAATACCCTAAGTTCTCTCAGTCTGCCCAATTCCTTTACAAACTGCCTCACATCCCTGTCATGGACATGGACATAGAGTAACACATCCAACTCCTCCAGGGACATCAGCTTCCCAACCCAGTCTGCCCCTACTATCAAATCGGTGGCACGTAGGCATACCAACTGTGTGAGATGGTCCAAGGTAGACAAACGGAGTCTCGTGTGAGTAGTATTTGTCAAGTCTAATGTTTGCAGAAACTTTAGAGCTCCTACTCCTTTTAAGAACTCATCATCAATTCTTGAACGTCTTAAGCTGAGATACCTCAAATGAAGTAAATAACCAAGATGCTCAAGTTTGATACATCCGCATAACTCCAGAGCAAGCACATGTATAAGTTTAAAGCCCAAAAGTGAAAGTGACTTATCAGAACGACAATTAAAGGCAACAAATGACCTCACTGTAGGCATGCCCGCATGTTTAGCCTACTCCCACGAGGTTCTATCTTGGTAGGCTAACCTGCGTATGCTTTTTTTGTGACAATTTGCTTTCGTTGGTGTCCACTGTGCCTTCATCATTACTTGCTATGGTGACAAAGTTTTCTTCACGTGATAAAGAACGGATAAGATCAAGTATCATATCATGAACACGGCAACCGACTATGCTGCCATACATGATACCTTTGGACCCCTCTCCTTGAATCATGCTTCTATTAATGAGATCATTAAAGTATTCCTCTCCGATCTCAAATAATGAACTTGCCCGTTGCTTCTCATGGATAAAACCTTCGGCTACCCACATACTTATCAGACGATTTTTTCAATTAATTAATCTTCAGGGAACACATTTGGGTACAATAAGCAAGTCCTTAGATGAGGAGGCAGGTCATAGTAGCTATAAGACAATATCCTCCTAGTATTCTCTACATGCCGGTTATCTTTATGGCCAAAACCAATAGAGCTGTACACCACAGACCATTCCTCCATTGGTTTACCCACCAACAAAGTAGCCATTGTGATGATAGCTAACGGTACACCATCACATTTCTTTAGAAAGTTGTCAGATAACTCATCCATTTTGTTATCAAGACATTTTCCTTGAGAACCAAATATCCTTGTGTAGAATAACTTTTTGGAGTTGTCATATGAAAGCGGTTGTAGCTTGTAAACCTCACCGGCTTCTATGGCAACATCAAATTTACGAGTAGTTGTAATTATTGCACTTCCACAGTTATTCTCAATAAGAGCCAATTTGATTATTTCCCAAGATCGTGGCTCCCATATATCATGAATAACAAGGAAATACCTATTTCACATTAAAGTGCAGGTACATGAGTTACTAGATCTGCCTGGAACATCTATAAAAGCAAGAAGCGTTCAAAAATAATAGTTATAAAAAAGTGTTCGCACCAACAGGTATAAGTTATGTCCTGATTCGAAATCTTTCTGACTGGCCAGCCATTAATTGATGATAGATAAAATATCAGTAGCAAGTTCATAACCCTCCAGGAAAGATATGTATTTACTGATTGAAGTTTAGTTCTGAATTCATAATGTTTGAGCAGTAACTTGTGATAAAATTGTTAAGTGCACTACTATTCTGAAAGTTTAGCTAAATCATGTTTAGTAGGAGAATACTTGACTACATGTCTTATATATGTTAactaaacaaaaaaaaaaacctcGAACATGTATGACTGCAAAGGAAAATTAAAACACTTCTTAATGTAAACTGTTGGGCCGGGTGGCTGATGAGTACCTCTTGTTCTCAAGGAATTCTCGGAGTTCACGGATGAGCAGATCTGCACCTCTTCCAGTGTTATGGATGTTCTCATACTGTTTTTTGTCAAGATCAAAGAGAATGTCCTTCAAAACTTTCGCCAAGTCAGGATTCCGGCCAACTGAAACGAATGCCTTGAAATAATAGTGTGATTTAATCTTGTCATATGATGCTTTAGCAAGAGTGGTCTTGCCCAATCCTCCAACTCCGGCAATTGAAACCATCTTCATGATCTTGTTGTCGGACACGCCATCCTCTTGGGATGACGACGTCAGCATGGATATGACCTTGTCCATTGATTCATTGATGCCGATGAGCTGTGTCACTTCTTTGTACATAGCTGCAAGGCGAGGATTGATGGTCGACGTCGTTGCGGCGGGCTTGGCCAGCGCCTTGTCAACTTTGTACCTGGCATGACGCTCAGCCACCTCCTGGAGCTGCTTCTTGATGCCTTCGATGGCGCCAGCAATGTCACGGCGAGCCTTGGTGCTGCTGAAGAGGTTGCCCATCTTGTTCATGGCGCGTTTGAGCCTGCTCGGGTCGGCGGGCTCGCGGCCCTCGACACGCGCGAGGAAGGTGTCGAGGAGATCCTCCATGTCGTAGGATGCCTCCCTGACCTCCCGTGTCCAAACCTTGACCTGCTCGTCGATCTGGTCCCACGGAACTTGTGCCACCTTGCGGAGCAAGGTGTGGACGCTCTCCAGCTCCAGTGAGAGAGACCGGATTTGCTCCTTGACTCCCTTCTACAGCTTGTACTCATCTTGAAGCAGCTGTAGCAGCTTGGGGGCGAGGTTGCCCATGCCCCCTGTCATCAGATCCATGACGGCGAGCTCTCAAGCTTAACCACTCTTACCTATCTGCTTCCTTGTTGTGCAGGTCTGGTGTGGATGGAAGTGCTTGCTGTGCGTGTGACAAGAGGGCGGGCTGAGGAGTTGGGTTTTCAGGACAGATGTATTGCTTTTCAGGACGTATTGCATGCTTTTCCCTGCTGGAACGAACTGAAAAAGAAGACAACATCATGATCAGGCAGACTGACGGAGCAGCAATATCAATCAATTGTGATTTACAAATCGAATCAGCCGCCAGCACCACTCACCACGTTTAGTGGTCTTTGTGGAgtttttttttttagaaaagtGCAAGAACCCACTTGCAAGTCATGGGGGTTTTCCAAAGCCCACCTGAAAGTGGTTCTTGTGTGGTTTGTTACAATCCCCAGCTGCGAGTTTTATAAGTTTTCATATCCCAGCTTTTCGAAAGGCCATCAAGCTTTGAGCATCAAATATAGCTCTCTTTTTTGGCTCCCAACTTAGATCCAACTTAGTCTCTCTTTTTTTTAGCTCTCTTTTTTGATTGTTCGGCACAAATCACTAGGATTTCAATTCAAAAGGGGTAAATACGAAAATAAATCCAATAGCAATGCCTTAAAA from Panicum hallii strain FIL2 chromosome 3, PHallii_v3.1, whole genome shotgun sequence encodes:
- the LOC112888036 gene encoding putative disease resistance protein At1g50180 gives rise to the protein MEDLLDTFLARVEGREPADPSRLKRAMNKMGNLFSSTKARRDIAGAIEGIKKQLQEVAERHARYKVDKALAKPAATTSTINPRLAAMYKEVTQLIGINESMDKVISMLTSSSQEDGVSDNKIMKMVSIAGVGGLGKTTLAKASYDKIKSHYYFKAFVSVGRNPDLAKVLKDILFDLDKKQYENIHNTGRGADLLIRELREFLENKRV